One region of Mucilaginibacter sp. 14171R-50 genomic DNA includes:
- a CDS encoding UDP-N-acetylmuramoyl-L-alanyl-D-glutamate--2,6-diaminopimelate ligase, whose protein sequence is MRYLSDILEGVAFTELQGSADVEISAVVFDSRQVVPGCMFVAVKGTAVDGHDYIDQAIKDGAIAIICEELPAHTAAEVDFLMVADSAKALATLAANFYENPSSNLKLVGVTGTNGKTTIATLLYKLFRDMGYKCGLLSTVENQVNGRIIPSTHTTPDPVALNKLLADMVNEGCDYCFMEVSSHAIAQHRIDGLVFSGGIFSNLTHDHLDYHKTFDSYLKAKKAFFDHLPKSAFALTNSDDKNGNVMLQNTSAHKKTYGLKSMADYKARIIENQFGGLLLNIDNEEVWFKLVGTFNAYNLLAVYSAALLLEQDKSKVLVSLSKLTGAEGRFEYIVAPNKVIGIVDYAHTPDAVQNVLSTIHDIRKGSEKVITVIGCGGDRDKTKRPVMAKVATESSDKVILTSDNPRTEDPAQIIKDMEEGIDPAFKRHTVSIVDRREAIKTACMLAQPGDIILLAGKGHEKYQEINGVKNHFDDMEELQEQFKMMS, encoded by the coding sequence ATGAGATATTTGAGCGACATATTAGAAGGAGTGGCATTTACCGAACTGCAGGGAAGTGCCGATGTGGAGATCTCGGCCGTTGTGTTCGACTCGCGCCAGGTAGTGCCGGGCTGCATGTTCGTAGCCGTTAAAGGTACCGCGGTAGATGGGCACGACTATATTGACCAGGCAATAAAAGACGGCGCTATAGCTATTATTTGCGAAGAGCTGCCGGCTCATACAGCGGCCGAGGTTGACTTTTTAATGGTTGCCGACTCGGCTAAAGCACTGGCGACACTCGCCGCCAACTTTTACGAAAACCCATCATCAAACCTTAAGCTGGTTGGGGTTACCGGTACAAATGGCAAAACCACTATTGCTACCCTGCTTTACAAGCTGTTCCGCGATATGGGTTACAAATGCGGGCTGCTCTCAACGGTTGAAAACCAGGTGAACGGGCGCATTATCCCGTCAACCCATACCACCCCTGATCCGGTAGCGCTGAATAAATTGCTGGCCGATATGGTGAACGAGGGTTGCGACTACTGCTTTATGGAAGTAAGCTCGCACGCTATTGCGCAGCACCGTATAGACGGGCTGGTGTTTTCGGGCGGTATATTCTCAAACCTTACACACGATCATTTAGATTATCATAAAACATTCGATAGCTACCTGAAAGCTAAAAAGGCATTTTTTGACCATCTGCCAAAAAGCGCGTTCGCCCTTACCAACAGCGACGATAAAAATGGTAATGTAATGCTGCAAAATACATCGGCTCACAAAAAAACATACGGGCTTAAAAGCATGGCTGATTACAAAGCCCGCATTATTGAGAATCAGTTTGGCGGTTTGCTGCTTAATATTGATAATGAAGAAGTATGGTTTAAACTGGTAGGTACATTCAATGCCTACAACCTGTTGGCGGTTTATTCGGCAGCACTGCTTTTAGAACAGGATAAATCGAAGGTGCTGGTGAGCCTGAGCAAATTAACCGGTGCCGAAGGCAGATTTGAATATATAGTGGCCCCTAACAAGGTTATTGGTATTGTTGATTATGCCCACACGCCCGATGCAGTGCAGAATGTGTTAAGCACCATTCACGACATACGCAAGGGAAGCGAAAAAGTAATTACAGTTATCGGCTGCGGCGGCGATAGGGATAAGACCAAGCGGCCGGTTATGGCCAAGGTAGCAACCGAATCGAGCGATAAGGTTATCCTTACATCAGATAACCCGCGCACAGAAGACCCGGCGCAGATCATCAAAGATATGGAGGAAGGTATAGATCCGGCTTTTAAGCGTCATACCGTAAGTATTGTTGACAGGCGCGAGGCGATTAAAACGGCCTGCATGTTGGCGCAGCCCGGGGACATCATCCTGCTGGCAGGCAAAGGCCACGAAAAGTACCAGGAAATAAATGGCGTTAAAAACCATTTTGATGATATGGAAGAATTGCAGGAGCAATTTAAAATGATGAGTTGA
- a CDS encoding penicillin-binding protein, with amino-acid sequence MSIRTNILLRVYLAFGLILLFAAAVVFQLCRVQFIQGKKWQAMSKTMSTRYRNIEAARGNIFSVDGSLLATSVPEYELRMDMLAGGIENDKVFNLKIDSLAMKLSAFFGDRSARDYSRMFRDARKDSSRYQLVRRKVTYSELKEIRKFPIFNMGKYKGGLIIVQQNKRIRPFRFLAARTIGYKNENVKNGVGLEGAYAEYINGESGKRLERRMAGGVWMPVNDDNEIAPKEGADIISTIDVNMQDLAQSALEKQLIKSKADHGVVIVMEVATGEVRAIANFSKVEEGVYKEKFNYAIAGNQDPGSTFKLASYMALLEDKLVDTNTMIGTGYYQIPGKLITDSHPKIETVTVKKAFEESSNAAIAKLINTHYGNNQSKFTDHLYAWHLNEKMKLQIPGEAQPVVKNPGNRSWNKNMTLPQMAYGYEMQLTPLKMLSFYNAVANNGKYIAPIFVREIRRLGNPIEQFKARVVNDKICSDETLSKIKSMLEGVVTEGSGKQVVYNPEYKIAGKTGTAQVADGNRGYKVKSQYQASFVGYFPADKPKYSMIVVINDPKGAYYGALVSGPVFREIADRIYAGDMEVNQTPAHLIGNTTLPKFKQGNIKALKKVYSKLGIKPLYASANLNGVDTSSGIAFEDNKYKTGTVPNVTGMGLSDALYALGNAGYKVAVKGSGSVTAQSVTGGSVIPKGSKITIELQ; translated from the coding sequence ATGAGTATCAGAACAAACATACTGTTAAGGGTTTACCTGGCCTTTGGGTTAATCCTGCTGTTTGCAGCAGCGGTAGTGTTCCAGCTTTGCCGTGTGCAGTTTATACAAGGTAAAAAGTGGCAGGCGATGTCAAAAACCATGTCTACCCGTTACAGAAACATTGAAGCGGCCCGGGGGAACATTTTTTCGGTAGATGGTAGCCTGCTGGCTACATCGGTGCCCGAGTATGAACTGCGAATGGATATGCTGGCCGGTGGTATAGAGAATGATAAGGTGTTTAATCTTAAAATAGATTCGCTGGCCATGAAATTGTCGGCCTTTTTTGGCGACAGATCAGCCCGCGATTATTCAAGGATGTTTCGGGATGCGCGTAAGGACAGCTCGCGCTACCAGTTAGTAAGGCGTAAAGTTACTTACAGCGAGTTAAAGGAGATCCGTAAGTTCCCAATTTTTAATATGGGTAAATACAAGGGCGGGCTGATAATTGTGCAGCAAAATAAACGTATCAGGCCTTTCCGCTTTTTAGCGGCGCGTACCATAGGTTATAAAAACGAAAATGTTAAAAATGGGGTAGGCCTTGAAGGGGCGTATGCCGAATACATTAACGGCGAAAGCGGCAAGCGTTTAGAACGGCGCATGGCGGGCGGTGTGTGGATGCCTGTTAACGACGATAACGAAATAGCGCCAAAAGAGGGAGCAGATATTATATCTACCATTGATGTAAACATGCAGGACCTGGCACAAAGCGCCCTTGAAAAGCAACTTATTAAAAGTAAGGCAGATCATGGCGTTGTGATTGTAATGGAAGTTGCCACCGGCGAAGTAAGGGCCATAGCCAATTTTTCTAAAGTAGAAGAAGGGGTTTATAAAGAAAAATTTAATTATGCTATAGCAGGTAACCAGGACCCCGGCTCTACATTCAAGCTGGCATCATACATGGCCCTGCTGGAAGATAAACTGGTTGATACCAATACCATGATAGGCACAGGTTATTACCAGATACCCGGTAAGCTGATAACCGACTCGCACCCGAAAATTGAAACTGTAACGGTAAAAAAGGCCTTTGAAGAGTCGTCTAACGCGGCCATTGCCAAATTGATCAATACGCATTACGGTAACAATCAGTCAAAATTTACCGACCATTTATATGCCTGGCATTTAAATGAGAAAATGAAGCTGCAAATTCCGGGTGAGGCACAGCCGGTGGTGAAAAATCCAGGCAACCGAAGCTGGAACAAGAACATGACCCTGCCGCAAATGGCTTATGGGTACGAAATGCAGCTAACGCCGTTAAAAATGCTTTCGTTTTACAACGCGGTGGCAAATAATGGTAAATACATAGCCCCCATTTTTGTACGCGAGATCAGGAGACTGGGCAACCCCATCGAACAGTTCAAGGCGCGTGTGGTAAACGATAAAATATGTTCGGACGAAACGCTGAGTAAAATTAAAAGCATGCTTGAAGGTGTGGTAACCGAAGGCAGCGGTAAACAGGTGGTTTACAACCCCGAGTACAAAATTGCCGGTAAAACCGGCACGGCCCAGGTTGCAGACGGAAACAGGGGATATAAGGTAAAAAGCCAATATCAGGCATCGTTTGTAGGTTATTTTCCGGCGGATAAGCCTAAATATTCTATGATAGTGGTTATCAATGATCCTAAGGGTGCTTATTATGGTGCATTGGTGTCGGGCCCGGTTTTCAGAGAAATAGCCGACCGTATCTACGCAGGCGATATGGAAGTGAACCAAACGCCGGCGCATTTAATAGGAAACACCACCCTGCCCAAATTTAAGCAGGGTAATATAAAAGCGTTAAAAAAGGTTTACAGTAAGCTTGGTATAAAACCGCTATATGCTTCGGCCAATTTAAACGGTGTTGATACCAGCAGCGGCATTGCTTTTGAAGATAATAAATACAAAACCGGCACGGTGCCTAATGTAACAGGCATGGGCCTGAGCGATGCGCTTTACGCGTTAGGCAATGCAGGATATAAAGTGGCGGTAAAGGGCAGCGGATCAGTTACTGCGCAATCGGTAACGGGGGGAAGCGTGATTCCAAAAGGTTCAAAAATAACAATAGAACTGCAATGA
- a CDS encoding FtsL-like putative cell division protein, which translates to MTNRLRTEIQEEELEEQKLIVEEKPAKEIPDNFLTQFLKNGVITTDDATRALPFVLYVAFLGMLYIGNRHVSENNIRDIDKISKEVKELSWEYKSSKADLAFKSTLTEVAKRADTLGIREPTEPPQKITVKEDAQ; encoded by the coding sequence ATGACCAATCGTTTACGTACAGAAATTCAGGAGGAAGAATTAGAAGAACAAAAGCTTATCGTGGAAGAAAAGCCTGCAAAGGAAATACCCGATAACTTTTTAACGCAGTTCTTAAAAAACGGGGTCATCACAACTGACGATGCTACCCGTGCACTGCCATTTGTATTATATGTGGCGTTTTTGGGCATGCTGTATATTGGTAACAGGCATGTATCTGAAAACAACATACGCGATATTGATAAGATAAGCAAGGAAGTTAAAGAACTAAGCTGGGAATATAAAAGCAGTAAAGCCGACCTGGCCTTTAAAAGCACTTTAACCGAGGTTGCCAAACGTGCCGATACCCTGGGTATAAGAGAACCTACGGAGCCGCCACAAAAAATAACCGTAAAGGAGGACGCGCAGTAA
- the rsmH gene encoding 16S rRNA (cytosine(1402)-N(4))-methyltransferase RsmH, giving the protein MSNYHTPVMLAECIEALSIKPDGTYVDVTFGGGGHSREIMKHLGAGGRLLAFDQDADAQQNLIDDERFTFIDQNFRYLKNFTRLHDAIPVDGILADLGVSSYQFDQADRGFSIRFDAELDMRMNQASDLSAKEVVNNYSEADLHRIFGMYGEVQNAKSLAKTIVTARLNGPIVTVADLKNAISNITPRGKENKYLAQVFQALRIEVNQELEALKDFLIQSAEVLATGGRLVVMSYHSLEDRLVKNFIAKGKFSGEVEKDLYGNNNRPFDAVSRGAIVATEEEILSNNRARSAKLRIAVKK; this is encoded by the coding sequence ATGAGTAATTATCATACCCCTGTAATGCTTGCCGAATGCATCGAGGCTTTGAGTATAAAACCCGATGGCACCTATGTTGACGTAACCTTTGGCGGCGGCGGCCACTCGCGCGAGATAATGAAGCATTTAGGGGCGGGCGGGCGATTGCTGGCGTTTGACCAGGATGCCGATGCGCAGCAAAATTTGATAGACGACGAACGCTTCACCTTTATCGATCAAAACTTCAGGTACCTCAAAAATTTCACAAGGCTGCACGATGCCATTCCCGTTGATGGTATACTGGCTGATCTGGGTGTATCGTCATACCAGTTTGACCAGGCCGACCGCGGATTTTCGATACGCTTTGATGCCGAGCTGGATATGCGCATGAACCAGGCATCTGATCTTAGCGCTAAAGAAGTAGTGAACAACTATAGCGAAGCTGACCTGCACCGCATTTTTGGCATGTATGGCGAAGTGCAAAACGCCAAATCGCTGGCTAAAACTATTGTAACCGCCAGGCTTAACGGCCCCATAGTTACTGTTGCCGACCTGAAAAATGCGATAAGCAATATTACCCCACGGGGTAAAGAGAATAAATACCTGGCGCAGGTTTTTCAGGCGCTGAGGATAGAGGTGAACCAGGAGCTGGAAGCTTTGAAAGATTTCCTGATACAATCCGCTGAAGTATTAGCAACCGGCGGCAGGCTGGTAGTGATGTCATATCACTCACTTGAAGACAGGCTGGTGAAAAATTTTATTGCTAAAGGCAAGTTCAGCGGCGAGGTAGAGAAAGACCTTTATGGTAACAATAACCGGCCTTTTGACGCGGTTAGCCGCGGTGCAATTGTAGCTACCGAAGAAGAGATATTAAGCAATAACCGGGCACGCAGTGCCAAATTAAGAATAGCTGTAAAAAAATGA
- the mraZ gene encoding division/cell wall cluster transcriptional repressor MraZ: MSYLTGEFNCKLDAKGRMMIPADLKKQLPEADNEGLVINRGLENYLVIYTKKEWDIKLGELSKLNEYDRKSIKFVRYFTGGATVLQPDAAGRVNLPKHLLDYAGITGEVVLTCLLNKVEVWDKKAHLEMISNEPDNFADLAEEVMGNKGRGRDE, translated from the coding sequence ATGTCCTATTTAACCGGAGAATTTAATTGTAAACTGGATGCCAAAGGGCGGATGATGATCCCTGCGGACCTTAAGAAGCAGCTCCCGGAAGCTGACAATGAAGGTCTTGTGATCAATCGCGGCCTTGAGAACTATCTTGTTATTTACACTAAAAAGGAATGGGACATAAAGCTTGGTGAACTGAGCAAACTTAACGAATACGACAGGAAAAGTATCAAGTTTGTAAGATATTTTACCGGTGGCGCAACGGTTTTACAGCCGGATGCTGCCGGCAGGGTAAACCTGCCAAAGCATCTGTTGGATTATGCAGGTATTACCGGCGAGGTTGTGCTTACCTGCTTATTAAATAAGGTTGAGGTTTGGGATAAAAAGGCCCACCTTGAAATGATAAGTAACGAGCCCGATAATTTCGCCGATCTGGCCGAAGAGGTTATGGGCAATAAAGGAAGGGGGCGCGATGAGTAA
- the purU gene encoding formyltetrahydrofolate deformylase has translation MIIVIQCTDRVGLVAAISGLLAQKQFNITSMHEHVDNNANLFFMRLEVDKTDNAEGLEEDLCQILPNGAIVKINPLPEKKIIVLVTKEYHCLADILVRNYFKTLGASVQCVIGNHDTLQDICRRFDVPFYHLPATGDKELFEQKLLNTIGKYEYDYLVLAKFMRILSHQFVSRFPMQIINIHHSFLPAFAGASPYRQAYERGVKLIGATAHYVTDELDEGPIIAQQIIPANHSLAVSDMVKAGKEIETAVLAKALKLVFDDRVFVYKNKTVVLE, from the coding sequence ATGATCATCGTTATCCAATGCACCGACCGTGTGGGCCTGGTTGCGGCTATATCGGGCCTGCTTGCTCAAAAACAGTTTAATATTACCAGCATGCATGAGCATGTGGACAATAACGCCAACCTGTTTTTTATGCGGCTTGAAGTAGACAAAACAGATAATGCTGAAGGACTTGAAGAAGACCTGTGCCAAATTTTACCTAACGGCGCGATAGTTAAAATAAACCCCCTGCCCGAAAAAAAGATCATTGTACTGGTTACCAAAGAATACCATTGCCTTGCAGACATTTTGGTGCGTAATTATTTTAAAACACTTGGCGCCAGCGTACAATGTGTAATTGGCAATCATGATACCCTGCAGGATATCTGCCGGCGGTTCGACGTGCCGTTTTACCATTTGCCCGCAACCGGGGATAAAGAGTTGTTTGAGCAAAAGCTGCTCAACACAATCGGGAAATATGAATATGACTACCTGGTGCTGGCCAAATTTATGCGGATACTTTCGCACCAATTTGTAAGCCGTTTCCCAATGCAGATCATCAATATCCATCACTCGTTTTTGCCGGCCTTTGCAGGGGCCAGTCCCTACCGGCAGGCTTACGAGCGGGGAGTTAAGCTAATAGGCGCAACGGCGCATTATGTAACCGATGAACTGGACGAAGGCCCCATCATTGCGCAGCAAATTATCCCTGCCAATCACTCGCTTGCCGTATCTGATATGGTAAAGGCCGGGAAGGAAATAGAAACTGCCGTTTTAGCCAAAGCCTTAAAGCTGGTTTTTGACGACCGGGTTTTTGTGTATAAGAACAAAACGGTGGTGCTGGAGTAA
- a CDS encoding toxin-antitoxin system YwqK family antitoxin: MRSFLITFFTAFCACAALAQQVTPPVQRSIRFDFISGDSTRLSFNEDFNLIEDSCSQVYRYAHVNIQGRKYTGPFRDVSKADANLLITQGTYTSEGLKEGPFTINYLNGRLQAKGNFKNGLFDGRWEVFYDNGKPKITFEADGKDIKIIDEWDAKGNRTVNNGNGTYRADMGFIYWKGKLLNGKPEGKWKSKKTSDDSDLTTEVYKNGVFQGGSTSVSEYHDVSRMVLISPDIFPFTNAEKLQISLTPCNGVKPGSVVNASYIGGTSSFNDHIAELTNAFIKNGNLWSISGQITLDGEVNERGAIVKLKNRDPGYSDLAQALISKLRSLPNLQPATVNGKPVKQGFTITYTFQTGSYRYKYSFLPVRP; the protein is encoded by the coding sequence ATGAGATCATTCCTAATTACCTTTTTCACAGCATTCTGCGCATGCGCCGCATTGGCACAACAAGTTACGCCTCCGGTTCAAAGAAGCATCCGATTTGATTTTATCAGCGGTGACAGCACCCGCCTTAGCTTTAACGAGGACTTTAACCTGATTGAAGATAGCTGCAGCCAGGTTTACCGCTATGCGCATGTGAATATTCAAGGCAGAAAATATACCGGGCCATTCAGAGATGTAAGCAAGGCCGATGCTAACCTGCTGATCACCCAGGGCACATACACGTCCGAAGGCCTTAAGGAAGGGCCGTTTACCATCAATTATTTAAATGGTAGGCTGCAGGCAAAGGGCAATTTTAAGAACGGGCTTTTTGACGGGAGATGGGAGGTTTTTTATGATAACGGCAAACCCAAAATAACTTTTGAGGCGGATGGCAAGGACATTAAAATTATTGATGAATGGGATGCCAAAGGTAACAGGACCGTAAACAACGGCAACGGAACCTACCGGGCAGATATGGGCTTTATATACTGGAAAGGAAAGCTGCTTAATGGCAAACCTGAGGGAAAGTGGAAATCCAAAAAAACATCTGACGACAGCGACCTTACAACCGAGGTTTATAAAAATGGCGTTTTTCAAGGGGGCAGTACCTCCGTTTCGGAGTATCATGATGTGTCCAGAATGGTGTTGATCTCCCCGGATATATTCCCTTTTACAAATGCCGAAAAACTCCAAATATCCTTAACGCCTTGCAATGGCGTAAAGCCCGGGTCAGTTGTTAATGCTTCGTATATAGGAGGAACCTCATCTTTTAATGACCATATAGCAGAACTAACAAACGCCTTTATAAAAAACGGCAATCTTTGGTCGATAAGCGGGCAGATAACATTAGATGGTGAAGTAAACGAACGAGGCGCTATTGTTAAGTTAAAAAACCGCGATCCGGGGTATTCAGATCTTGCACAGGCATTGATTTCCAAGCTACGCTCGCTGCCCAATTTGCAACCCGCTACAGTTAACGGAAAACCTGTTAAACAGGGTTTTACTATAACCTACACTTTTCAAACAGGCTCATATAGATACAAGTATAGCTTTTTACCTGTCAGGCCATAA
- a CDS encoding glycoside hydrolase family 32 protein, which yields MVKKGLLLGCFVLASLSSFAQKAQITPYHEPYRPQVHFSPKEHWTNDPNGLVYYKGTYHLFFQYYPKATVWGPMHWGHAVSKDLIHWKQLPIALYPDKLGYIFSGSAVIDKDNTSGLGTKDKPAMVAIFTHHDPKGEKTGSTKFQNQSLAYSLNEGLTWTKYKGNPVLKNPGIRDFRDPKVCWYAPGNKWIMTLATKDRVTFYSSPNLKEWKKESEFGQMLGAHGGVWECPDLISLKLNGKEYWVLLVSINPGGPNKGSATQYFVGHFDGGKFTPIGSQTKWIDFGPDNYAGVTFGNTGARKVFLGWMSNWQYANQVPTLKWRNAMTIPRQLSLKLMAGDIWLASNPVEELDKIVTKTIKVDAGLLAKDNNIFSVIKQTPAQYRLKFNTRAVKDYSVILSNGSGEKLVIGYEAKNSRYYIDRTKAGQSGFSQNFAAVLYAPRVSLSPTSNFELLVDASSVELFADGGLSNLTSLYFPKKPYTRLSIVNNGMEIEHLQIQPLQSIWQ from the coding sequence ATGGTAAAAAAAGGATTGCTCTTGGGGTGCTTTGTTTTAGCATCATTATCATCGTTTGCACAAAAGGCACAAATAACGCCCTACCATGAACCCTATCGTCCACAGGTGCATTTTTCGCCTAAAGAACACTGGACGAACGACCCAAACGGCCTGGTATATTATAAAGGTACATATCACTTGTTTTTTCAGTATTACCCCAAAGCAACGGTTTGGGGGCCAATGCACTGGGGCCACGCCGTGAGTAAAGATCTGATCCACTGGAAACAGTTGCCTATTGCATTATATCCTGATAAGCTGGGCTATATATTTAGCGGCAGCGCGGTTATAGATAAAGATAATACATCCGGCTTGGGCACTAAAGATAAGCCTGCCATGGTTGCCATATTTACCCATCACGACCCGAAAGGCGAGAAAACGGGTTCTACAAAATTTCAAAATCAAAGCCTTGCTTACAGCTTAAATGAAGGCCTTACCTGGACAAAGTATAAGGGCAACCCGGTGCTCAAAAATCCGGGTATCAGAGATTTTCGGGATCCGAAAGTTTGCTGGTATGCCCCCGGTAATAAGTGGATAATGACCCTTGCCACTAAAGACAGAGTTACCTTTTACTCATCGCCTAATTTAAAGGAGTGGAAAAAAGAAAGCGAATTTGGCCAGATGCTTGGCGCGCACGGCGGCGTTTGGGAATGCCCCGATCTGATATCGCTTAAACTAAATGGTAAAGAATATTGGGTGCTGCTGGTTAGCATTAACCCGGGCGGTCCAAATAAAGGTTCGGCTACGCAATACTTTGTGGGTCATTTCGACGGGGGGAAATTCACGCCGATAGGCAGCCAAACCAAGTGGATAGATTTCGGGCCCGACAATTACGCGGGCGTAACCTTTGGCAATACAGGCGCTCGCAAAGTGTTTTTGGGTTGGATGAGCAATTGGCAGTATGCCAACCAGGTGCCAACCCTGAAGTGGCGCAATGCGATGACCATACCGCGACAGCTTTCTTTAAAACTGATGGCCGGCGATATCTGGCTCGCCTCTAACCCGGTTGAGGAATTGGATAAAATAGTTACCAAAACCATTAAGGTAGACGCAGGCCTGCTGGCAAAAGACAACAATATCTTTTCGGTTATCAAACAAACGCCTGCACAATACCGGCTAAAATTTAATACCCGGGCCGTAAAAGATTATTCGGTTATTTTATCTAACGGTTCGGGCGAAAAACTGGTTATAGGATATGAAGCCAAAAACAGCCGCTATTATATCGATCGAACCAAAGCAGGCCAAAGCGGCTTTAGCCAAAATTTCGCGGCTGTACTCTACGCCCCGCGGGTATCATTATCACCTACCTCAAATTTTGAGCTGCTGGTAGATGCGTCGTCTGTAGAATTATTTGCCGATGGCGGGTTAAGCAACCTTACCTCCCTTTATTTCCCTAAAAAGCCATATACCCGTTTAAGCATCGTCAACAACGGTATGGAGATTGAACATTTACAGATCCAGCCGCTCCAATCTATCTGGCAATGA
- a CDS encoding VOC family protein: protein MKPHINITAIQHIGIPVTNIGDSQTFYERLGFTKAMLAGFMDGGRPGTCVMMRRGEMLLELYQLPEPQLQEVRNRKNGHIDHIAFNVENIDEAFAEIKRTGFNIIEPEPVLLQFWAKGCRYFNITGPDGERLEFNQIL from the coding sequence AATATCACCGCCATACAGCACATCGGCATCCCGGTAACCAACATCGGCGATTCGCAAACGTTTTATGAACGGCTGGGCTTTACCAAGGCTATGCTGGCCGGCTTTATGGATGGTGGCCGGCCAGGTACATGCGTAATGATGCGGCGCGGCGAAATGCTCTTAGAGTTATACCAGTTACCCGAGCCTCAGCTACAGGAGGTACGAAATCGTAAGAACGGACATATAGACCATATAGCTTTCAATGTAGAGAATATTGACGAGGCTTTTGCTGAGATAAAACGTACCGGGTTCAATATTATTGAACCAGAACCCGTATTGTTGCAGTTTTGGGCAAAGGGCTGCCGTTATTTTAATATAACCGGCCCCGACGGCGAACGGCTGGAATTTAACCAGATACTTTGA